Within the Rhizobium favelukesii genome, the region CTCGACGCGCCAGCAATCCGTTCTTGCGGGACTGCACCATTTGCGCAGCAAGAACCTCACACATGTTCTGATCCATGACGCTGTGCGGCCCTTCTTCGACCACACCCTTCTCGATCGCATCGCCAGCCTCCTCTCGGAAGGCGTGCCGGCAATTCTCCCGGCTATGCCTGTAGCCGATACGCTGAAGCGAGCCGACCTCGACGGAACAGTTCTCGATACAGTGCCCCGCACACAGCTTTATGCAGCGCAGACGCCGCAGTCGTTTGCCTTCGAACCTATCTTGGCCGCCCACGAGAAGGCAGCCTCCGCAAACCTGACGGACTTTACCGATGACGCGGCCATTGCCGAATGGGCCGGTATACCGGTACGGATCGTCGAGGGGCTAGCGGACAATGTGAAACTGACGGTCAAACGAGACATTGCGATGGCAGACAGCAGACTTTCCGGTCAGGCACTCCCCGATGTGCGCACGGGCAACGGCTACGATGTTCACCAGCTAGAGCCCGGCGATGGCGTGACGCTTTGCGGCGTTTTCATTCCCCACGATCAGAAACTCAAGGGCCACTCTGACGCTGACGTGGCGTTGCATGCGCTGACGGACGCGCTGCTTGCGACCTGTGGCGCCGGCGACATCGGCGACCATTTTCCGCCATCGGATCCGCAATGGAAGGGTGCACCCTCGCGCATCTTCATCGAACATGCGGCGAAGATCGTGCGTGAGCGCGGCGGCACGATCATGAATGCCGACGTCTCGCTGATCGCCGAAGCGCCGAAAGTCGGGCCGCACCGTGACGCGATGCGCGCCAAGCTTTCGGAATTTCTCGGCATTTCCATCGATCGCTGCTCGGTCAAGGCGACGACGAACGAGACGATCGGTTTCGTCGGCCGCCGCGAGGGCATTGCCGCGATCGCCACGGCAACCGTCGTCTATAGGGAAACCTGAGATGAGTATCTTCCCGGCCGATATCGTCGCACAAGCCGAAGCCATCATTCGCGACTTCACTGCTGCGGGGCTGATGGTCTCGACGGCAGAATCCTGCACCGGTGGGTTGATTGCCGGCGCACTGACCGAGATCTCGGGGTCTTCTTCGGTCGTGGACAGAGGCTTCGTCACCTATACCAACACCGCCAAGATGGAGATGCTTGGCGTGCAGGAGGAAACGCTGATCCGCTTCGGTGCTGTGTCGGAAGAGACGGCGCGGCAGATGGTGCACGGCGCCCTCTTCCGCTCCCGCGCGGCCATCGCCGTTGCCGTGACGGGCATTGCCGGCCCCGGCGGCGGGTCGGCGCAAAAGCCGGTCGGCCTCGTCCATCTCGCTGCCAAGTCACGCGCCGGCGGCCTCACTCATCGGAAGATGCACTATGGCGATATCGGTCGCGACCAGGTGCGCCTTGCGACCGTCAGGACCGCATTTGGCATGATCCAGGAACTGGCTCAGCTGTAGATCTTGGTCGCCCGCGTTTCAAAGGCTTCGGAGAACATGCGGAACGCGCGGTCAAACATCGAGCCCATGACTGCCCCCAGGATGCGGCTCTTGAACTCGTAGTCGATGAAGAAGTGGACGTTGCAGCCCGTTGCCGTCTCCTCGAAGCGCCAGCGATTGTCGAGATAGCGGAATGGCCCATCGATATACTTCACCTCGATAAGGCGTTCGGCCCGGTTCAACAGCACCTGCGTCGTGAAGGTTTCGCGGATCGCCTTGTAACCTACGGTCATATCAGCGATCAGCAGCACCTTGCCGTCACGCTCCTTGCGGCTGCGAATACTGAGCGCCTCACAGAGTGGTAGGAATTGTGGGTAGTGCTCGACATCGGCGACGAGGTCGAACATTTGATCGGCGGAATGCGGGACGGGGCGATGCGTTTCGAACTGAGGCATGATCGGCAGTTAAGTGGGAGCGCCGAGAAGATCAAGAAGGCGGCGCATTTCCTGATGCGATTTCAACTGAAGGACGGGCACGTCGGGACAGAACCGATCGATTCCTGCAACAATATGTGGCACAAACCGACGCTCGAAATTCCAGATGAAGCTCAGAAATTCGAGATCGAGCTTTTCGGGGCAGCCCGCCGCCATTTCAGGTCGCGCCCTTCCCCGCCATCGCAGCCACCTACCGGTGACACCAAGAACGCAGCGCCAGCGTGGCAATCGCACCCATAGGACGAATTCTGTTCGCGGTAGACGGAGATCGAAGGTTGATGATCCCGTTCAGTCCATCAGCCACCGTTCGGACGCAACCGCAACCGCGATCAAGTCCCGCTCCTCAGTTTTCGGCCGCTTCACCCAGCCAGGCAACCAATAGAACTCACGGTCCATCGAAATATGGCGTATGCCGAGCTGCTGCGCGAGCTTGCGCGATAGCGTTGTCTTCCCGCCACCGGAGCATCCGACGACCAGAACACGCTTCGAGTGAAGCAACAATTCGGCCGCGTGCGCAAAATCGGTAATGAAATTTGGCATGTTTCCATCCCTGCAGACAGGTGTCGAATTGAAGAGGTCGCTCAGTCTACTGGATCGAGGCGATGCAGCAGGCGCCCCATGTCTGCTCGGCTTTTCAGCTGGACAACAGGAACCGATGCGCCGTGCCGACGAATGCCCTCCATAAATTCCGGTACGTCATCCCGCTCGAAGTTCCAGACATAGGAAATGAATTGCCAATCCGGCATCTGCTCAAGGCAACCCGGGGCCATGTCGGGGCGGGTCTTTCCGCGGTCCATGAACCCGCGTTTGACGATACTCCAAACGCACAGCCAGCGTGGCATCCGCACCCAGACGACCAGATCGGCGCGCGGCAATCGAAGGTCGAGTGAGCTCGGATTGTTGCCGTCGATAATCCAGTGGTTCTCGGCGACGATCTGAGCGATCAGTTGCCTTTGCTCAGACCTCGCGCGTGACATCCAACCCGGCAGCCAGAAGACCTCGCGATCCATGGACACGTAGCGGACGCCAATGACCCGCGCGAGTTTCTGGGAAAAAGTGCTCTTGCCACCACCGGAGCAGCCGAAAACAACGATCCTGCGCGCCGCACCAAGTACTTCGGCAGCATCCTCGATCGCGGTGATGTCGTTCGGCATATGCGGCTCCGAGACTGGGAGCCGCGCAACATACACAACTTCAGATTAGGAACAACCGCTCTTACTCGGCGGGGATCAGCAACTTCTTCTCGCGTGCGGCCTTCAGGCGAGCAAAATCCTCGCCGGCATGGTGTGACGAGCGCGTCAGCGGGCTGGAGGCCACCATCAAGAAGCCCTTGGTGTAGGCAACCGTCTCATAGGACTTGAATTCGTCAGGGGTGACGAAGCTCATAACCGCGTGGTGCTTGCGGGTTGGCTGCAGGTACTGGCCGATCGTCAGGAAGTCGACGTCTGCTGTACGCAGGTCGTCCATCAGCTGCAGCACTTCGTTGCGCTCCTCACCGAGCCCGACCATGATGCCCGATTTGGTGAACATGGTTGGGTCCAGTTCCTTCACGCGCTGCAGCAGGCGGATGGAGTGGAAGTAGCGTGCGCCCGGACGAACCGTCAGATAGTTGCCGGCCACGGTTTCCATGTTGTGATTGAAGACGTCG harbors:
- a CDS encoding type II toxin-antitoxin system RatA family toxin, with product MPQFETHRPVPHSADQMFDLVADVEHYPQFLPLCEALSIRSRKERDGKVLLIADMTVGYKAIRETFTTQVLLNRAERLIEVKYIDGPFRYLDNRWRFEETATGCNVHFFIDYEFKSRILGAVMGSMFDRAFRMFSEAFETRATKIYS
- a CDS encoding ATPase AAA — its product is MPNDITAIEDAAEVLGAARRIVVFGCSGGGKSTFSQKLARVIGVRYVSMDREVFWLPGWMSRARSEQRQLIAQIVAENHWIIDGNNPSSLDLRLPRADLVVWVRMPRWLCVWSIVKRGFMDRGKTRPDMAPGCLEQMPDWQFISYVWNFERDDVPEFMEGIRRHGASVPVVQLKSRADMGRLLHRLDPVD
- a CDS encoding CinA family protein encodes the protein MSIFPADIVAQAEAIIRDFTAAGLMVSTAESCTGGLIAGALTEISGSSSVVDRGFVTYTNTAKMEMLGVQEETLIRFGAVSEETARQMVHGALFRSRAAIAVAVTGIAGPGGGSAQKPVGLVHLAAKSRAGGLTHRKMHYGDIGRDQVRLATVRTAFGMIQELAQL
- a CDS encoding bifunctional 2-C-methyl-D-erythritol 4-phosphate cytidylyltransferase/2-C-methyl-D-erythritol 2,4-cyclodiphosphate synthase, with the protein product MPQMHQKQPAIGIVVVAAGRGERAGASEEGPKQYRTIGGKPVIAHTLEKFASWELSRHIVVVIHPDDEVLFAKAASQVQSGAPIDAVHGGSTRQQSVLAGLHHLRSKNLTHVLIHDAVRPFFDHTLLDRIASLLSEGVPAILPAMPVADTLKRADLDGTVLDTVPRTQLYAAQTPQSFAFEPILAAHEKAASANLTDFTDDAAIAEWAGIPVRIVEGLADNVKLTVKRDIAMADSRLSGQALPDVRTGNGYDVHQLEPGDGVTLCGVFIPHDQKLKGHSDADVALHALTDALLATCGAGDIGDHFPPSDPQWKGAPSRIFIEHAAKIVRERGGTIMNADVSLIAEAPKVGPHRDAMRAKLSEFLGISIDRCSVKATTNETIGFVGRREGIAAIATATVVYRET